Proteins from a genomic interval of Gordonia sp. SL306:
- a CDS encoding CocE/NonD family hydrolase: MISGIFGILVAMLVVPATAGAAPSTPSGGASAAGWAASHDGKQPYAGVAVTWDVPIRMSDGTVLRANVYRPANGAGRATTKRNPVIVNMTPYTKLITAVGAAVTQHPVLEPLLRQLVTAVNQVATPIRDFADISQLTNTLRDGGAKTFMVDLDLVRSGYTQVVVDVRGTGFSQGKWDVFQSREQADTTEVIDWAARQRWSNGKVGMSGVSYSAINQIQAANKNPKALKAIFPVEPGGDLIRDIVAPGGALGAGFLPLWLTLVNTTKMVPNVASMLNGTFDWKWLADRISDPLTFYPQLLAALVTPDIKSVPPQLDELLTDNSEPRKAWQDKAERITTPTLIYGGWFDLFTNSEVRMYNKIPLPPGQKQLIMGDGYHLTIGGGQQGRRGTPPRLDVLQKAWFDKWLKGIDNQVDSYGPVNLKQVGDQWISAQQFPRAGMSRQRLYLGDRRSGTAPYAVRDGSLTTGTPATRGRMTVSPGLLTLCSRDSAQQTAGALALFPFCAEDARIPERSALTFTTAPMRTTRSVSGYTNLHLNTVMDATDGYWTATLNDVAPDGTSKVISSGQVMASLRGYDRSRSQFAPNGDVIDPFYNLTLASRQPVTPGAPVGVDIGLLPTEALIKPGHRLRVDVFAMNVPRGLPLRPLLNESQLKPQHIQLDPQRPSFVNLPLSTPLP; this comes from the coding sequence CCGGATGAGCGACGGAACGGTCCTGCGGGCCAACGTCTATCGACCGGCGAATGGTGCCGGCCGCGCGACGACAAAGCGCAATCCGGTGATCGTGAACATGACGCCGTACACCAAGCTGATCACCGCGGTGGGCGCCGCGGTCACCCAACATCCGGTTCTCGAACCGCTCCTGAGGCAGCTCGTGACGGCAGTCAACCAGGTCGCCACGCCGATCCGCGACTTCGCCGACATCTCGCAACTCACCAACACCCTCCGCGACGGCGGCGCGAAGACCTTCATGGTCGACCTCGACCTGGTGCGCAGTGGGTACACCCAGGTGGTCGTGGACGTGCGCGGCACGGGCTTCTCGCAGGGGAAGTGGGATGTCTTCCAGAGCCGCGAACAGGCCGACACCACCGAGGTGATCGACTGGGCGGCCCGGCAACGCTGGTCGAACGGCAAGGTCGGCATGTCCGGGGTCTCGTATTCGGCGATCAACCAGATCCAGGCCGCCAACAAGAACCCGAAGGCGCTCAAGGCGATCTTCCCGGTCGAACCGGGTGGCGACCTCATCCGCGACATCGTCGCGCCCGGCGGTGCACTCGGCGCAGGTTTCCTGCCGCTGTGGCTGACGCTGGTCAACACCACCAAGATGGTGCCGAACGTGGCATCGATGCTCAACGGCACCTTCGACTGGAAATGGCTGGCCGACCGGATCTCCGACCCACTCACGTTCTATCCGCAGCTGTTGGCGGCGCTGGTGACCCCCGACATCAAGTCGGTGCCGCCGCAGCTCGACGAGTTGCTGACCGACAACTCCGAGCCGCGAAAGGCGTGGCAGGACAAGGCGGAACGGATCACCACCCCCACCCTCATCTACGGCGGCTGGTTCGACCTCTTCACCAACAGCGAAGTGCGGATGTACAACAAGATCCCACTGCCGCCGGGGCAGAAGCAGCTCATCATGGGCGACGGCTACCACCTGACGATCGGCGGCGGCCAGCAGGGCCGGCGTGGGACACCTCCGCGTCTGGACGTGCTGCAGAAGGCGTGGTTCGACAAGTGGCTCAAGGGAATCGACAACCAGGTGGATTCCTATGGGCCGGTGAACCTCAAGCAGGTCGGCGATCAGTGGATCTCGGCACAGCAGTTCCCGCGGGCGGGGATGTCGCGACAGCGCCTCTACCTCGGTGACCGGCGCAGCGGAACCGCGCCCTACGCGGTCCGGGACGGGAGCCTCACCACCGGCACCCCGGCGACGCGGGGGCGGATGACCGTCTCGCCCGGGCTCCTCACGCTCTGCTCCCGGGACTCCGCACAACAGACGGCCGGGGCACTCGCCCTGTTCCCGTTCTGCGCCGAGGATGCGCGCATCCCGGAACGCAGTGCGCTCACGTTCACCACCGCGCCGATGCGGACCACACGCAGCGTGTCCGGCTACACCAACCTGCACCTCAACACGGTCATGGATGCGACCGATGGTTACTGGACGGCGACGCTCAACGATGTTGCGCCGGACGGGACATCGAAGGTGATCAGCTCCGGACAGGTGATGGCGTCGCTGCGCGGTTACGACCGGTCACGGTCGCAGTTCGCTCCGAACGGCGACGTGATCGACCCGTTCTACAATCTGACCCTGGCCTCGCGGCAGCCGGTGACACCGGGGGCGCCGGTTGGCGTCGACATCGGGCTGCTGCCGACCGAAGCGCTGATCAAGCCGGGCCACCGACTGCGCGTCGACGTGTTCGCGATGAACGTGCCGCGCGGACTTCCCTTGCGCCCCTTGCTGAACGAGTCGCAGCTCAAGCCGCAGCACATCCAACTCGACCCGCAGCGACCGAGCTTTGTGAACCTCCCACTGTCGACGCCGCTGCCGTAG
- a CDS encoding helix-turn-helix domain-containing protein, with amino-acid sequence MTADASKIVRDTGDPAPVQREVVGDPPTGGDLEAAIAHQVRLLRRNAGLSVAEMAAKVGISKAMLSKIENAQTSCSLSTLARLAAGLDVPVTSLFRGADVEREAVYTESGKGAVIVGRGTRVGHHYELLGALRGQHKRLEPVLVTLADDSEVFPRFQHPGTELLYMLEGVMVYGHGNAEYTLRPGDCLLLDGEGIHGPHDLVRLPIRFLAVTAYPDNHESE; translated from the coding sequence ATGACAGCCGACGCGTCCAAGATCGTCCGCGACACCGGCGACCCTGCGCCCGTCCAGCGTGAGGTCGTCGGGGATCCGCCGACCGGTGGCGACTTGGAAGCCGCCATCGCCCATCAGGTGAGACTGCTCCGACGCAATGCCGGCCTCTCGGTGGCCGAGATGGCCGCCAAGGTCGGCATCTCCAAGGCGATGCTGTCGAAGATCGAGAACGCGCAGACCTCGTGCAGCCTGTCCACTCTCGCGCGCCTCGCCGCAGGCCTCGACGTCCCGGTCACCTCGCTGTTCCGCGGCGCAGACGTGGAGCGGGAAGCGGTCTACACCGAGTCGGGCAAAGGCGCGGTGATCGTCGGGCGCGGTACGCGCGTCGGTCACCACTACGAACTCCTCGGAGCCCTGCGCGGTCAGCACAAGCGCCTCGAGCCCGTCCTTGTCACCCTGGCCGACGACAGCGAGGTGTTTCCCCGCTTTCAACACCCGGGCACCGAACTCCTCTACATGCTCGAAGGCGTGATGGTCTACGGGCACGGCAACGCCGAGTACACCCTGCGGCCGGGCGACTGCCTGCTGCTCGACGGCGAGGGAATCCACGGCCCACACGATCTGGTGCGACTGCCCATCCGCTTCCTCGCAGTGACCGCGTATCCGGACAATCACGAGTCGGAGTGA
- a CDS encoding bile acid:sodium symporter family protein has product MAVARGLLRRSPIDGFVLAILGTVVLAAFLPARGAVADVLDWVVIAAIALLFFLYGTRLHPREALEGLRHWRLHLTILAFTFVVFPIVGLVIRPLVEPIVGADLATGLLFLCLVPSTVQSSIAFTSIARGNVPGAIVSASASNILGVVLTPLLVVALMTTQNGVQIDATSVLKILGQILVPFILGQLARPWVGAFFSRHARATKLVDRGSIVLVVYSAFSEGVREGIWSMVDAAQVVAVAAIAVVLVTVMLVVTRWVPRRLGFDRDDVIAIQFCGTKKSLATGLPMATVLFAGPTVGLIVLPLMIFHQIQLIMCSWLATRYSRESEAIAAP; this is encoded by the coding sequence CTGGCGGTCGCCCGTGGGCTGCTGCGCCGATCGCCGATCGACGGCTTCGTCCTCGCCATCCTCGGCACGGTCGTGCTGGCCGCGTTCCTACCCGCGCGCGGCGCGGTCGCCGACGTCCTCGACTGGGTCGTCATCGCCGCGATCGCGCTGCTGTTCTTCCTCTACGGCACACGGCTTCATCCGCGCGAAGCGCTCGAGGGTCTCAGACACTGGCGTCTGCATCTGACCATCCTGGCGTTCACCTTTGTGGTGTTCCCGATCGTGGGCCTGGTCATCCGTCCGCTCGTCGAGCCGATCGTCGGTGCGGATCTCGCCACCGGCCTGCTGTTCCTGTGTCTCGTGCCCTCCACCGTGCAGTCGTCGATTGCCTTCACGTCGATCGCTCGCGGGAACGTACCGGGCGCGATCGTGAGCGCATCGGCGTCCAACATTCTCGGAGTCGTGTTGACGCCGCTGCTGGTCGTCGCGCTGATGACCACCCAGAACGGCGTACAGATCGACGCGACGTCGGTGCTCAAGATCCTCGGCCAGATCCTCGTCCCGTTCATCCTCGGGCAGCTCGCGCGCCCGTGGGTCGGCGCCTTCTTCTCCCGGCACGCCCGAGCCACCAAGCTCGTCGACCGAGGTTCGATCGTGCTGGTCGTCTACTCCGCGTTCAGCGAGGGCGTCCGCGAGGGCATCTGGTCGATGGTCGACGCTGCGCAGGTCGTCGCGGTGGCCGCGATTGCGGTGGTGCTGGTCACGGTGATGCTGGTGGTCACCCGATGGGTTCCGCGGCGCCTCGGATTCGACCGGGACGACGTCATCGCCATCCAGTTCTGCGGTACCAAGAAGAGTCTCGCCACCGGACTTCCGATGGCGACGGTGCTGTTCGCCGGCCCGACGGTCGGCCTGATCGTGCTTCCGTTGATGATCTTCCATCAGATCCAGCTCATCATGTGTTCCTGGCTGGCGACGCGGTACAGCCGAGAGTCGGAAGCCATCGCCGCACCCTGA
- a CDS encoding SdpI family protein, producing the protein MVVDVIVLSVVAAVVVFALAALWLVVGGLGIVGRLPRNRWLGVRADESMRSDEAFQVANRVAAPGLFAAAGILVLSGIVALGIGGYWSVAFAVVGVVAALFVVGLVSAYGVRAAAAVPSDDDGCSCCSTHEHDGPAADPAHTPTDTADETHAAAACGTSSCGACSLRAVCSNESAQA; encoded by the coding sequence ATGGTGGTCGATGTGATCGTCCTGTCTGTCGTCGCTGCTGTGGTCGTCTTCGCGCTGGCCGCGTTGTGGCTCGTGGTCGGCGGGCTGGGTATCGTCGGCCGTCTCCCTCGCAACCGCTGGCTGGGTGTCCGCGCCGACGAGTCCATGCGGTCCGACGAGGCATTCCAGGTGGCCAACCGGGTGGCCGCGCCCGGCCTGTTCGCCGCCGCCGGCATCCTCGTACTCAGCGGGATCGTCGCACTCGGCATCGGCGGATACTGGTCGGTCGCCTTCGCGGTCGTCGGAGTGGTCGCCGCACTGTTCGTGGTCGGCCTGGTCAGTGCCTACGGGGTCCGCGCCGCTGCCGCGGTACCTTCCGACGACGACGGTTGCTCGTGCTGTTCCACGCACGAACATGACGGGCCGGCCGCCGACCCTGCGCACACCCCAACCGACACTGCCGACGAGACTCATGCGGCCGCCGCCTGCGGTACCTCGAGCTGCGGGGCGTGCAGCCTGCGCGCCGTCTGCTCCAACGAGTCCGCCCAGGCCTGA